One Lysinibacillus sp. OF-1 DNA segment encodes these proteins:
- a CDS encoding endonuclease IV, with translation MSIQFLQQLSQSTDKEIVAIAREEGFNITTSEVKKLRPYLEQFSFSWLFLGIPKDILVEVEAVLGRKRSRQLIALFTK, from the coding sequence TTGAGTATTCAATTTTTACAGCAATTGTCACAAAGCACAGATAAGGAAATTGTCGCGATTGCTCGTGAAGAAGGCTTTAACATTACGACTTCGGAAGTCAAAAAACTTCGACCTTATTTGGAGCAATTCTCATTTTCTTGGCTTTTTTTAGGCATTCCAAAGGACATTCTAGTAGAAGTTGAGGCGGTTTTAGGAAGAAAGCGCTCTCGTCAACTCATCGCATTGTTTACAAAGTAA
- a CDS encoding deoxyribonuclease IV: MLLGSHVSMSGKEMLLGSSKEALSYGANTFMIYTGAPQNTRRKAIADLNIMNGLLHMKEHGMTNIVVHAPYIINIGNTEKPETFRLGVDFLQSEIERTAALEATQIVLHPGAHVGAGADAGIAKIIEGLNEVLTQDYPVQIALETMAGKGTECGRSFEELAKIIDGVTHNERLSVCFDTCHTHDAGYNIVEDFDGVLNEFDKIIGVDRIKVLHINDSKNVRGAGKDRHENIGFGHIGFDALNYVVHHPQLMNVPKILETPFVPLNSDAKSKVAPYKVEIEMLRSGTFKPEHIEALKG; encoded by the coding sequence ATGTTACTTGGCTCACATGTTTCGATGAGTGGGAAAGAAATGCTGCTTGGCTCTAGTAAAGAGGCACTATCTTACGGTGCTAATACATTTATGATTTATACAGGAGCTCCGCAAAATACGCGTCGTAAAGCCATTGCGGATTTAAACATTATGAATGGTCTCCTGCATATGAAAGAGCACGGCATGACGAATATTGTTGTGCATGCACCTTATATTATTAATATCGGCAACACAGAAAAACCAGAAACATTCCGCCTTGGGGTTGATTTTCTACAATCTGAAATTGAACGTACAGCAGCACTGGAAGCAACGCAAATTGTTTTGCATCCTGGTGCTCACGTCGGTGCTGGTGCTGACGCTGGGATTGCGAAAATTATTGAAGGCTTAAATGAGGTATTAACACAAGACTATCCCGTTCAAATTGCTTTAGAAACAATGGCAGGGAAAGGGACAGAATGTGGACGCTCCTTTGAAGAGCTCGCGAAAATTATAGATGGCGTCACTCATAACGAACGTCTTTCTGTCTGCTTTGATACTTGTCATACACATGATGCTGGCTATAATATTGTGGAAGATTTTGATGGTGTATTAAACGAATTTGATAAAATTATCGGTGTGGATCGCATTAAAGTCTTGCATATTAATGATTCAAAAAATGTGCGAGGTGCTGGTAAAGACCGTCACGAAAATATTGGCTTTGGTCATATTGGCTTTGATGCCCTAAACTATGTGGTGCACCATCCGCAATTGATGAATGTTCCTAAAATTTTAGAAACACCATTTGTGCCGCTAAATAGTGATGCAAAATCTAAGGTAGCTCCGTATAAAGTTGAAATTGAAATGCTACGAAGTGGTACATTTAAGCCTGAGCATATTGAAGCGTTAAAAGGCTAA
- a CDS encoding DEAD/DEAH box helicase, with protein sequence MSKYTDYNFQPFLQDAIAKLGFTEPTPIQKEIIPLLLKGKSAIGQAHTGTGKTHSFLIPIVQRIDAEKQEVQAVITSPTRELAQQIFDALNQLIEGTAIQAKLFIGGTDKQRSIDKLKTQPQIVVGTPGRIRDLVSAQALFVHTAPMLVVDEADLAFDMGFIEEIDGFASQMPEKLEMYVFSATIPEKLQPFLKKYMEAPVHIHMNDKRPVAEGIDFVLVPVRSKSRNKRLLEVIEGINPFLAVIFTNTRKTAEHVAGYLNEHGIRCGQIHGDLSPRDRKKMMKQIRELDYQYIVATDLAARGIDIQGISHVINYEIPEDLEFFIHRVGRTARAGNKGTAITLFEPSDEDAVVRVEKMGIPFVQKDVKDGEWSELKERHARKNRVKQENEIDVKAKALVRKPKKVKPGYKRNMKWEMEKIKKRERRLKARGKK encoded by the coding sequence ATGTCAAAATATACTGATTATAATTTTCAGCCATTTTTGCAGGACGCCATTGCAAAACTTGGCTTTACAGAACCGACACCAATTCAAAAAGAAATTATTCCACTTTTATTAAAAGGGAAGAGTGCCATTGGACAGGCACATACAGGAACAGGGAAAACACATAGTTTTTTAATTCCAATTGTTCAACGTATTGATGCAGAAAAACAGGAAGTACAGGCCGTTATTACTTCCCCTACACGAGAGCTGGCACAGCAAATTTTTGATGCTTTAAATCAATTAATAGAAGGAACTGCTATTCAAGCGAAACTATTTATTGGGGGTACGGACAAACAACGCTCCATTGATAAATTAAAAACACAACCTCAAATTGTTGTTGGAACACCTGGACGTATTCGTGATCTTGTTTCAGCACAAGCGTTATTTGTGCATACGGCACCAATGTTAGTTGTCGATGAAGCAGATTTAGCTTTCGATATGGGCTTCATAGAAGAGATTGATGGATTTGCTTCACAGATGCCAGAAAAGCTTGAAATGTATGTTTTTTCTGCAACGATTCCAGAAAAACTTCAGCCATTTTTAAAGAAATATATGGAAGCTCCAGTGCACATCCATATGAATGATAAACGACCAGTGGCAGAAGGTATCGATTTTGTACTTGTGCCAGTGCGCTCAAAATCTCGTAACAAACGTTTATTAGAAGTCATTGAAGGTATCAATCCGTTTTTAGCCGTTATTTTTACTAACACACGTAAAACGGCAGAGCATGTTGCTGGTTATTTAAATGAGCATGGCATCCGTTGTGGCCAAATTCATGGTGATTTAAGTCCACGTGATCGTAAAAAGATGATGAAGCAAATTCGTGAACTCGACTATCAATACATTGTTGCTACTGATTTAGCGGCACGTGGTATTGATATTCAAGGAATTTCTCATGTTATTAACTATGAAATTCCAGAGGACTTGGAATTCTTCATTCACCGAGTTGGACGTACAGCACGTGCAGGCAATAAAGGAACAGCCATTACTTTATTTGAACCGTCTGATGAGGATGCAGTAGTTCGTGTCGAAAAAATGGGCATTCCATTTGTGCAAAAAGACGTAAAAGATGGCGAATGGTCTGAGTTAAAAGAACGTCACGCACGTAAAAATCGCGTGAAGCAAGAGAATGAAATCGATGTGAAAGCGAAAGCGTTAGTGCGTAAGCCTAAAAAAGTTAAACCTGGCTATAAACGTAATATGAAATGGGAAATGGAAAAAATTAAAAAACGTGAACGTCGCTTAAAAGCACGAGGTAAAAAATAA
- a CDS encoding 2,3-butanediol dehydrogenase has protein sequence MKAARWYKAKDIRVENIEEPVITPGKVKIKVHWTGICGSDLHEYAAGPIFIPVEQPHYVSKDIAPIVMGHEFSGEVVETGDGVTSVKVGDPVVVEPILACGECAACKKGKYNICKHLGFHGLSGGGGGFSEYTMVDEKMVHKMPEGLSYEQGALVEPAAVALHAVRQSKLKAGDKAAVFGTGPIGLLVIEALRAAGAAEIYAVELSAERAAKALELGATAVINPKDEDAVARLHELTNGGVDVAFEVTGVPVVLQQAIDSTTFEGETIIVSIWESTASIQPNNLVLSERSVKGIIAYRDIFPAVMELMTQGYFPADKLVTKRIALDEVVTEGFEALMKERNHIKILVNSQA, from the coding sequence ATGAAAGCAGCAAGATGGTATAAAGCAAAAGACATCCGTGTAGAAAACATTGAAGAACCAGTCATCACACCTGGAAAAGTAAAGATTAAAGTACATTGGACAGGCATTTGTGGTAGTGATTTACATGAATACGCAGCTGGGCCAATCTTTATTCCAGTGGAGCAACCTCACTATGTAAGTAAAGATATCGCACCAATTGTTATGGGACATGAATTCTCAGGAGAAGTCGTAGAAACTGGCGATGGTGTAACATCCGTTAAAGTGGGAGATCCTGTCGTTGTTGAACCGATCCTTGCATGTGGTGAATGTGCAGCGTGTAAAAAAGGGAAATACAATATTTGTAAACACCTAGGTTTCCACGGTTTATCAGGCGGTGGCGGAGGATTCTCTGAATATACAATGGTAGATGAAAAAATGGTTCACAAAATGCCAGAAGGTCTTTCTTATGAACAAGGGGCACTTGTAGAGCCAGCAGCAGTTGCCTTACATGCAGTACGTCAAAGTAAATTGAAAGCTGGCGACAAAGCGGCTGTATTTGGAACAGGTCCAATCGGGCTTCTTGTGATCGAAGCATTACGTGCAGCAGGCGCAGCAGAAATATATGCTGTAGAGCTTTCAGCAGAGCGTGCCGCAAAAGCTTTAGAACTTGGTGCAACAGCCGTAATTAACCCTAAAGACGAAGATGCAGTAGCTCGTCTACATGAATTAACAAACGGCGGCGTAGACGTTGCCTTTGAAGTAACAGGTGTTCCAGTGGTATTACAACAAGCCATTGATTCCACAACTTTTGAAGGCGAAACAATCATCGTATCTATTTGGGAGTCTACTGCATCTATTCAACCAAACAATCTTGTTCTATCAGAGCGTTCAGTCAAAGGAATTATCGCGTACCGTGATATTTTCCCAGCAGTAATGGAGCTCATGACACAAGGTTACTTCCCTGCGGACAAGCTTGTCACAAAACGCATTGCACTTGATGAAGTGGTGACAGAGGGTTTCGAGGCATTAATGAAAGAGCGAAATCATATTAAAATCCTTGTAAATTCACAAGCTTAA
- the kdpC gene encoding K(+)-transporting ATPase subunit C has protein sequence MRKIFDSSKQALLITIAMFIICGLIYPFAVTALAQGVFHQQANGSLIEMDGQAVGSELIGQNFTAPEYFWGRVSSVNYNIYTKEDMLPDDNGEVSYSGVSSGTFNYASTNPELKKRIEADIEKFLLANPSVQRQDIPSDLMTASGSGLDPHISVKAAQIQVDRIAQASGLSKEEINKIIEANIQKRTLGVFGENKVNFLMANLEIKGKMDKVKD, from the coding sequence ATGCGAAAAATTTTTGATAGTTCTAAGCAGGCATTACTTATAACAATCGCCATGTTCATTATATGTGGTTTAATATACCCGTTTGCCGTGACAGCTTTAGCCCAAGGGGTGTTTCATCAACAAGCAAATGGCAGTTTAATCGAAATGGACGGTCAAGCGGTTGGTTCTGAATTAATCGGTCAAAATTTTACTGCTCCAGAATATTTCTGGGGGCGTGTTTCATCTGTTAACTATAATATTTATACGAAAGAGGATATGCTACCAGATGACAATGGCGAAGTGAGCTACAGTGGTGTTAGCTCAGGTACATTTAACTATGCATCAACGAATCCAGAATTGAAGAAACGGATAGAGGCAGATATCGAGAAGTTTTTACTTGCAAATCCATCCGTACAACGACAAGATATACCTTCTGATTTAATGACTGCCTCAGGTTCAGGATTAGACCCACATATTAGTGTGAAGGCGGCACAAATACAAGTGGACCGAATTGCCCAAGCAAGTGGGCTTTCAAAGGAAGAAATTAATAAAATTATAGAGGCAAATATACAAAAACGTACATTAGGAGTATTTGGAGAAAATAAGGTGAACTTCCTTATGGCGAATCTGGAAATTAAGGGGAAAATGGATAAAGTTAAAGATTAA
- the kdpB gene encoding potassium-transporting ATPase subunit KdpB gives METARKSFMTGVILKRALIDAFKKFSPIYMLKNPVMFVVEVGFLFVLLLVLFPNLFGNESGEHARLYNGIVAIILFVTILFANFAESIAEGRGKAQVQTLKKTKTVTQARVLLNDGSEIFKLAHELKKGDMVLVQAGEVIPNDGEVIDGIATVDESAITGESAPVVKERGGDFSSVTGGTTVTSDWLIIEITSMPGESFLDKMITLIEGASRKKTPNEIALNTLLVSLTIIFLLVVVSLYPMTTYLNVPISIATLIALTVCLIPTTIGGLLSAIGIAGMDRVTQFNVIAMSGRAVEACGDVDTLILDKTGTITYGNRMAAEFLPVKGVETKDLIRAAWLSSLTDDTPEGKSILSLATQLGVNTDSEENMIKSSEHIPFTAQTRMSGLDTLDGTKVRKGATDTIKKECMKAGHSIPSNLDQLVQQVSSVGGTPLLVALNDKILGVIYLKDVVKAGLKERFEQLRAMGIKTIMCTGDNPLTAAAIAKEAGVDSFIAESKPEDKIQVIKDEQAQGKVVAMTGDGTNDAPALAQANVGLAMNSGTNAAKEAANMVDLDSNPTKIIEVVEIGKQLLMTRGALTTFSIANDIAKYFAIIPAMLMVAVPEMKALNIMNLNSPTSAIISALIFNAVIIPLLIPIAMRGVKYKPMSAAKLLNKNLLVYGVGGIIAPFIGIKIIDLLVGPLFRIVGL, from the coding sequence ATGGAAACAGCAAGAAAAAGTTTTATGACTGGCGTCATACTAAAAAGAGCATTAATAGATGCTTTTAAGAAATTTAGCCCCATATATATGCTGAAGAATCCTGTTATGTTTGTTGTGGAGGTAGGATTTTTGTTCGTGTTACTATTAGTTCTTTTTCCAAATTTGTTTGGTAATGAGAGTGGAGAACATGCACGATTATATAATGGTATTGTAGCTATTATTCTATTTGTTACGATTCTATTTGCCAATTTTGCAGAGTCGATTGCAGAAGGAAGAGGGAAAGCACAGGTCCAAACATTAAAAAAAACAAAGACAGTGACACAGGCACGTGTTTTGCTAAATGATGGTTCTGAAATTTTTAAACTGGCACATGAATTAAAAAAAGGAGATATGGTGTTAGTTCAAGCTGGAGAGGTCATTCCCAATGATGGGGAGGTCATTGACGGAATTGCTACTGTAGATGAATCCGCAATTACAGGTGAATCTGCTCCTGTAGTGAAAGAACGGGGCGGAGATTTTTCGTCAGTTACGGGCGGGACGACGGTGACAAGTGATTGGTTGATAATCGAAATTACTTCCATGCCTGGTGAATCATTTCTAGATAAAATGATAACGCTTATTGAAGGAGCTAGTCGCAAGAAAACACCAAATGAAATAGCACTTAACACACTTCTTGTAAGTTTAACGATTATTTTTCTATTAGTTGTGGTGTCACTCTACCCAATGACAACTTATTTAAATGTGCCGATTTCTATCGCTACATTAATTGCCCTGACAGTTTGTCTAATTCCGACAACAATTGGTGGATTATTGTCGGCGATCGGAATTGCAGGAATGGATAGAGTAACACAATTTAATGTTATTGCGATGTCTGGTAGAGCGGTAGAGGCATGTGGAGATGTAGATACATTAATCCTAGATAAAACAGGAACGATCACGTATGGAAATCGCATGGCAGCTGAGTTTTTACCAGTAAAAGGGGTGGAAACTAAGGATTTAATTCGAGCTGCATGGCTAAGTTCTCTAACAGACGATACACCAGAGGGGAAATCTATTTTATCATTGGCCACCCAATTAGGGGTAAATACGGACAGTGAAGAAAACATGATTAAGTCAAGTGAGCATATTCCATTTACCGCACAGACACGAATGAGTGGTTTAGATACACTAGATGGCACTAAAGTTCGAAAGGGAGCCACTGATACGATAAAAAAAGAATGTATGAAAGCAGGTCATAGCATTCCTAGCAATTTGGATCAATTGGTTCAACAAGTGTCTTCTGTTGGTGGGACACCACTGTTAGTAGCGTTAAACGATAAAATTTTAGGGGTCATTTATTTAAAGGATGTCGTCAAGGCTGGACTGAAGGAACGCTTTGAACAACTTCGTGCAATGGGCATTAAAACGATTATGTGTACGGGTGATAATCCACTTACTGCAGCAGCAATCGCAAAGGAAGCGGGCGTAGATAGCTTTATTGCAGAAAGTAAGCCAGAAGATAAAATCCAAGTGATTAAAGACGAGCAGGCACAAGGTAAAGTTGTAGCGATGACGGGTGATGGTACGAATGATGCGCCAGCACTGGCACAGGCGAATGTAGGGCTTGCCATGAATTCAGGAACCAATGCAGCAAAGGAAGCTGCGAATATGGTTGATTTAGATTCAAATCCAACTAAAATTATTGAAGTTGTCGAAATTGGCAAGCAGTTGCTAATGACTCGCGGTGCTTTAACTACATTTAGTATTGCAAACGATATCGCAAAATATTTTGCTATTATTCCAGCTATGCTAATGGTTGCTGTACCTGAGATGAAAGCATTAAATATTATGAATCTCAATTCACCTACTAGTGCCATTATTTCTGCCTTAATTTTTAATGCGGTCATTATTCCATTGCTTATTCCAATCGCCATGAGAGGCGTTAAGTATAAGCCAATGAGTGCCGCGAAATTATTGAATAAAAATTTGCTTGTGTACGGTGTTGGCGGAATAATAGCACCGTTTATTGGCATTAAAATCATTGATCTACTAGTAGGACCATTATTTCGTATAGTTGGATTATAG